AGAATTAATTAATTATGTTAAAGAGGTAGGGGCTAGTGATGAAGTATAAGTTTAAAAGGGATGACTTAGAATTGAATTTGGCTCCTATGATTGATGTAGTCTTTTTATTACTTATTTTCTTTATAGTGGCATCCACGTTGAATTTAAGAGAGGTAAAGTCTAATATTCGTCTTCCTGATACGCAGGTAGTTGAAGAGAAGAAAGAAACGGAAGTGAATATCTCAGTTACTAAAAAAGGTAAGGTATATTTGGGAAAAGAAAGAGTTAGACTTAGTAAATTAGAAGATAGGCTGCGTAAAAAGCTAGCTAATAATTCAGTTAAGACCTTAACAGTCTTTGCTGATAAGGAAGTAGCTTTTCAAAAAGTAATTCGAGTGATGGATATTGCCAAGAAAATAAAAGTTAAAAATTTAAATTTTGCTTTACATAAATCAGAATAAAATAAGGAGATGATTTAAATGAAGACAGGAGTTGTTATTTTAGGCCACGGTAGTAGAGCTGAAGAGGCAAAAAGAGTATTTAATGAGATAATAAGCATGATTAAAGAAAAGGTGAATTATGAAATAGTTAGAGGTGCTTCAATGGAGCTGGCAGAACCTAATCTTGAACAAACAATAGAAACAATAGCAGATAAAGTAGATAAGATATCAATTGTACCCCTATTTTTATTTCCAGGAATACATATTCAGGAAGATATTCCAGGATTGATTGATGAATTAAGAGAAGAATATCCAGAAATTGAATTTGAGTTTGGAGAAAATATTGGAGCTGATGAAAAGATAGCTGATATTATGGTTGATCGGATTGAAAAAGTAGTTTAAAAATCATATTAAAAGATGGTTTATATAATATATATGAGTTTATTAAATAGGATAATTAATTTTAAATAAAAAAGAAGTGTGGATTAAAAATCCTTGATCTTGTTTAATTGAGATTGAGGATTTTTTATTTTGATCTAAAAAATATTAATTTAGATAATTAGCTTAATAAAGTTTAGATTAACTGCATAGAATGTAATAAATAGAAGGGAGTAGGCTAGAAAGTGGTAGAAAGAAGAAGAGTAAAAGTACTTGATAATACTGTCGATATTTTAATGTTATTTTTAAAACATAAGAAACCATTAGGAATTACTGAAATAAGCAATTTGCTTCAAACTTACAAAAGTTCTGTTCATCGGATTTTGACAACGCTTAAGTATAGAGGATTTATTCGTCAGAATTCTGAGACAAAAAAATATTGGTTAGGTAGTAAGTTCTTTTCATTAGGAATGCTCTATCAACAGGAATTCAAATTACAGGATTTAGCAAGGCCTTACCTCCAACAGTTAGCAGCAGAATGTGGGGAAACAGTTCATTTAGCTATCTTTGATGAACTTGACTATACTAAGACGGTAACTATTGATAAAATTGAAGCATCTAATCGTTTGAGTATTTCACCATCAGCTGGCTCTCAAACTCCTGTCCACGCTACAGCAGTAGGTAAAGTGTTAGTAGCTTATTCTACTCATGAAATTCAAGAAACAGTTCTGACTTCATCATTAGAAAGGTTTACTGAAAATACTATTACTGATCAGAGTGGCTTTAAAGCAGAGTTAAAAGAGATTAATGAGCAGGGTTATGCTATAGATGATGAAGAATTAGAACCAGGCTTAACCTGTTTTGCCGCCCCCATTATTGGTGGTCAGAAGCAAGAGGTAGTAGCTAGTTTTAGCATTTCAGGCCCGCGAGTAAGAATGTTTGATAATCAAACTAAAATGATCGATAGTATTAAGATCACTGCTCATCAAATTAGTTCTGAATTGAAATAAAAATCAGTTAAATCTGTTAAAATAACTTAGCAGAAATATTTATTGTTTAAAATTTAGAACGCTGTTCTAAAATAATGAATTAAAAGAAGGGGGGGATTAGAATTAAATCTAAGGTATTAGTAATTAATCCCGGTTCTACTTCTACTAAGTTGGCTGTTTTTAGCGGGAAGAGTGAAGCTTGGAGTGATTTAATAGAACATACGAGTGAAGACTTGAAAGGGTTTGAGAGAATAGTTGATCAACTGGATTGGCGTCGGCAATTAATAGTAAATGCAGTAAAAGAGGAGGATTTTAGTTTAGAAAATTTTGCTGCTATTGTAGCTCGTGGTGGATTATTAGATCCTATTCCTGGCGGAACTTACCGGATTGATGAAACTATGATTGATGATCTTCGGACAGGTAAGAATGGAGAACATGCTTCAAATTTAGCGGGAATTATTGCTTATAATTTAGCTCGAGAAAAAGGTATTTCTGCTTTTACTGTAGATCCTATTGGAGTAGATGAGTTTGAACCATTAGCTCGTTTATCAGGGCTGCCGGAATTGCAGCGTAGATGTCAGTCTCATGCTTTGAACTTAAAGGCTATTGCTCGTAAGACAGCAGATACTTTAGGAACAGAATTAGAGAAAGTGAATTTAATAGGTGCTCATCTAGGGGGCGGCTTTTCTATTGCTGCTATGAAACAAGGGAGAATTGTTGATGTTAATAATGCTAATCAGGGTGGGCCTTATTCTCCGGAACGTGTTGGAACCCTTCCTATTCTTGATTTAGTTGAATATGTCTATCAATCGGATCTAGATTTACAAAGTCTTAAAAAACGTTTAATTGGTAAAGGAGGGTTAGCAGCTTATTTAGGCACTACTGATGGTCGCAAGATAGAAAAGATGATTGAGAATGGTAATAAAAAGGCTGAATTAGTTTATGAAGGTATGATTTATCAAATTGCTAAAGAAATTAGTGCCATGGCTGGGGTATTGTCAGGTAAGGTTGATGGTATTTTTTTAACTGGGGGATTAGCTCATTCTATATATGTAATGCACGGAGTTAAAAAAAGAGTTAAGTTTTTGGCACCGGTTAGGATTTATCCCGGGGCTGAAGAATTAAGACATTTGGCCTATGGAGCATTGCGAGTACTACAAGGAGTAGAAGAGGCTAAAGATTACGATGAAGAAAGGAGGAAACTTGATGCTCAACAATTTCAATCAATTAATTAATTTGGCCCAAAAGAAGAAAAAATTAAGGTTAGCTGTGGCTGCTGCGGAAGATCCAGTAGTTCTTTCTAGTATTAAGCAAGCAGTAGAATTGGAATTAATTGATCCAATTTTAATTGGAGATAGCGAAAAGATAGAAAAGCAGACGGAAGAAATAGGTTATAAGCCGAATAAAATTGTCGGGACTAATTCCAAATTGGAATCAGCTCAAACTGCTATGTCTTTGATTGCTAAAGGAGAATCTGATTACCCAATGAAGGGCTTGCTTAGTTCCAAAACTATTCTTAGGGCTTTATTAGATAAAGAATATGGATTGCGAAGAAATAGGCTCTTAAGTGTAGTGACATTAATTAATTTAGAACAGCAAAATAGAATGATAATTATGACCGATGGAGGAATGAATATAGCTCCTGACTTAGAGGAAAAGATACAGATTATTGAGAATGCCGTAGAAATAGCTCGGGCACTTGGAATTGAAAAGGCGAAAGTAGCAGCATTAGCAGCTGTTGAAGATGTGAATCCTAAGATGCCAGTAACTAAGGAAGCAGCAACTTTAGCAAAAATGTCAGATCGTGATCAAATTGAGGGAGCTATTGTTGATGGCCCACTAGCTTTGGATAATGCTATCAGTAAAGAAGCTGCTAAACATAAAGGAATAGATAGTCCAGTAGCAGGTGAAGCTGATATTCTTTTGGTGCCTAATATTGAAGTAGGAAATGTACTCTATAAGTCATTAGTCTTCTATGCTGGACATGATTCAGCTAGTTTAGTTATGGGAGCTAAAGTACCTTTAGTCTTTACTTCTCGGGCTGATAAGACTATGACTAAATTTCATTCTATTCTGTTAGGGAAAATGGCAGCCTTAGATATATTAGATTGAGTATATTTTAGTTACTGTTGTTAGTCACTTATAAGTTTAATTAAGTTGAATTTTAGGTTATTTATATATGATTAGAATTAATAATAAGGGGGGATTTGTAATGGATATTTTCGATGAAATGAAAGAACGGGGTCATGAACAGATTATCTTTAATTATGATGAGGAGACTGACTTAAAGATGATTATTGCTATTCATGACACAACTTTAGGACCGGCGCTCGGTGGTTGTAGAATGAAGAATTATGAAAGTCAGGAAGAAGCACTGGATGATGTAATGCGGCTTTCTAAAGGAATGACTTATAAGTGTGGTGTAGCCGAAGTTGACTTTGGTGGTGCTAAAGCAATTATCTGGGGAGATCCGGAGGAAGATAAAAGCAAGGCAATGATGAGAGCTGTTGGCCGCTTTGTGGAGACATTGGATAATCGCTTCTATACTGGTACTGATGTTGGTACTTATAGTGAAGACTTTATTTATTCTAATTGTGAGTCAGATCATATTGTAGGATTGCCGGAGTCTTATGGTGGTGGAGGTAATTCTGCAATTATTACAGCTTATGGTACTTACCGAGCTATTAAAGCAACAGCTAAGGAGGCTTTTGGTGATGATTCCTTAGAAGGATTAACAATATCTGTTCAGGGCTTGGGTAAGGTAGGTTATCGACTTTTAGACCATCTTCATGATGAAGGTGCAGAGTTGATAGGTACTGATGTTAAAGAGGAATATATTGAGCGGGCTAAAGAAGAGTATCCTATTGAGATTGTAGATCCTGATGAAATCTTTGGTGTTGAATGTGATATCTTTTCTCCTAATGCTTTAGGAGCAATTCTAGATGACGAAACGATTCCACAATTGAAGTGTAAAGCAATTGCTGGAGCAGCTAATAATCAACTGGCTGAACCGCGCCATGGTGATAAATTGCATGAATTAGATATAGTTTATGCGCCGGATTATATCGCTAATGCTGGTGGATTAATGCAGGTAGCTGATGAAGTAATCGGTTATAATGAGGAACGGGTTAAACAGCAGGCTACTAATATTTACGATATATTGTTAGAAATTTATGAAGTTTCTAACAAAAAGAATATACCTACTTATCAAGCAGCAGATGAAATGGTAGAAAATGATATCGAAACTATTAGCAGATTAAAAACTAATTATGTTGAAAAATAGAATATTTAGTTAAGATTTTAGAGCCTAATACTTCTCTCTTTCTTAAGTATTTACTTTAGTAGCAGAAAGAGGGAAGTATTAATTCTATTAGCATTAGTAACTGGGAATTATTAGCAAAGAATAATAAGAATTTTTTTAATATTAAGACATAAATAAGGAGGAACAAATATGGCAGAAGAATTACTTTTATCTGGTAATGAGGCCATTGCTAGAGGAGCTTATGAGGCTGGGGTTAGAGTAGCGACTGCTTATCCTGGAACACCTAGCACAGAAATTTTAGAAAATATTGTTGATTATAAAGAGGATATCTATTGCCAGTGGTCTCCAAATGAAAAAGTTGCTATGGAAGTAGCTATTGGTGCTGCTTTTGGTGGAGTGCGGACATTAGTGGCAATGAAGCATGTGGGTTTAAATGTGGCAGCAGATCCCTTTATGACACTTTCATATACCGGTGTTAGAGGTGGATTAGTAATTGTTACTGCTGATGATCCTAGTATGCATAGTTCGCAGAATGAACAGGATAATCGCCATTATGCTCGGTTTGCTAAGGTACCAATGTTAGAGCCTAGTGATAGTCAGGAAGCAAAGGATTTCGTTGGTTATGCTTTGGATATCAGTGAAGAGTTTGATACACCGGTTATTTTACGAGTAACTACTAGAATTTCTCATGCTAAGACGGTAGTTGAGCCTGCTAAGAGAGAAGAGCAGCCAGTGCCAGAAGAGTTTGAGAAGGATCCAGAAAAATTTGTTATGGTTCCAGCTAATGCTCGCAAGCGGCATCCAATAGTCGAAGATCGACTTGAGAAAATTAGTCAGTATGGAGAAGAAGCATCAATAAATCAAGTTGAAAAAAATAGTCACCAGCTAGGTGTTATCACTAGCGGTATTAGTTATAACTATGTTAAGGAGGTCTTTTCTGGAGCTTCAATTTTGAAGTTAGGTTTGAGTTATCCACTGCCAAAACAGAAGATTAAGAATTTTGCAAAGCAAGTTGATAAAATCTATGTTATTGAAGAATTGGATCCTTTCTTAGAAAATCAGATTAAAGCTATGGGGATTGAGGTAATAGGTAAAGATAAACTTCCAGCTATCTATGAATTCAATACTAAAATAATTCGGGATAGCTTATTAGAAGAACAGGAAGAGCTTGAAGTAGAACCAGTAGAAGATTTGCCTCCTAGACCGCCTGCTCTTTGTCCTGGTTGCCCGCACCGAGGTGTCTTTTATACCTTAAATAAGTTAGGAGTAGCAGTTACTGGTGATATTGGTTGCTATGCTTTAGGAGTAGTGCCGCCGCTATCAGCTATGGATACAGTAGTTTGTATGGGGGCTAGTGTTGGTAATGCCTTTGGAATGGAACTTGCCTTAGGAGATAAAATTAAAGGGGATATAGTAGGGGTAATAGGAGACTCTACCTTTATGCATTCAGGAATTACAGGGTTAATCGATATTATGTATAATAAAGGTGCTTCTACTATTGTAATTTTAGATAATCGAATTACTGCTATGACAGGGCATCAGGAAAATCCAGTTACTGGAAAGACATTAATGGATGAGGAAACAGTATGTATTGATTTAGCTGAGTTAAGCACAGCTTTAGGTGTTAAAGAGGAGAATGTGCGTACTATTGACCCTTATCATCTTAAAGCTACTAATAATGCAATAAAAGAAGAATTAGCTAAGGACGAAATTTCTATTGTTGTAGCTCAGCGTTCTTGTGCTCTCTTGAAGAGTGTTGATTTTAAAGAACCTTATTATGTAGATTCTGATAAATGTAAGGATTGTGGTCAGTGTCTTGATTTAGGTTGTCCGGCTATAGTGAAAGAAGATGGTAAGGCTAAGATTAATGACTATCTCTGTACTGGTTGTGGAGTTTGTACTCAGGTATGCTCCTTTGATGCTATAGTAAGGGAGGGAGATAATGATGAGTAATACTACTAACATTATGTTAGCCGGTGTAGGGGGGCAAG
The window above is part of the Sporohalobacter salinus genome. Proteins encoded here:
- a CDS encoding ExbD/TolR family protein → MKYKFKRDDLELNLAPMIDVVFLLLIFFIVASTLNLREVKSNIRLPDTQVVEEKKETEVNISVTKKGKVYLGKERVRLSKLEDRLRKKLANNSVKTLTVFADKEVAFQKVIRVMDIAKKIKVKNLNFALHKSE
- a CDS encoding sirohydrochlorin chelatase codes for the protein MKTGVVILGHGSRAEEAKRVFNEIISMIKEKVNYEIVRGASMELAEPNLEQTIETIADKVDKISIVPLFLFPGIHIQEDIPGLIDELREEYPEIEFEFGENIGADEKIADIMVDRIEKVV
- a CDS encoding IclR family transcriptional regulator domain-containing protein, yielding MVERRRVKVLDNTVDILMLFLKHKKPLGITEISNLLQTYKSSVHRILTTLKYRGFIRQNSETKKYWLGSKFFSLGMLYQQEFKLQDLARPYLQQLAAECGETVHLAIFDELDYTKTVTIDKIEASNRLSISPSAGSQTPVHATAVGKVLVAYSTHEIQETVLTSSLERFTENTITDQSGFKAELKEINEQGYAIDDEELEPGLTCFAAPIIGGQKQEVVASFSISGPRVRMFDNQTKMIDSIKITAHQISSELK
- the buk gene encoding butyrate kinase, which gives rise to MKSKVLVINPGSTSTKLAVFSGKSEAWSDLIEHTSEDLKGFERIVDQLDWRRQLIVNAVKEEDFSLENFAAIVARGGLLDPIPGGTYRIDETMIDDLRTGKNGEHASNLAGIIAYNLAREKGISAFTVDPIGVDEFEPLARLSGLPELQRRCQSHALNLKAIARKTADTLGTELEKVNLIGAHLGGGFSIAAMKQGRIVDVNNANQGGPYSPERVGTLPILDLVEYVYQSDLDLQSLKKRLIGKGGLAAYLGTTDGRKIEKMIENGNKKAELVYEGMIYQIAKEISAMAGVLSGKVDGIFLTGGLAHSIYVMHGVKKRVKFLAPVRIYPGAEELRHLAYGALRVLQGVEEAKDYDEERRKLDAQQFQSIN
- a CDS encoding bifunctional enoyl-CoA hydratase/phosphate acetyltransferase, with translation MLNNFNQLINLAQKKKKLRLAVAAAEDPVVLSSIKQAVELELIDPILIGDSEKIEKQTEEIGYKPNKIVGTNSKLESAQTAMSLIAKGESDYPMKGLLSSKTILRALLDKEYGLRRNRLLSVVTLINLEQQNRMIIMTDGGMNIAPDLEEKIQIIENAVEIARALGIEKAKVAALAAVEDVNPKMPVTKEAATLAKMSDRDQIEGAIVDGPLALDNAISKEAAKHKGIDSPVAGEADILLVPNIEVGNVLYKSLVFYAGHDSASLVMGAKVPLVFTSRADKTMTKFHSILLGKMAALDILD
- a CDS encoding Leu/Phe/Val dehydrogenase, whose protein sequence is MDIFDEMKERGHEQIIFNYDEETDLKMIIAIHDTTLGPALGGCRMKNYESQEEALDDVMRLSKGMTYKCGVAEVDFGGAKAIIWGDPEEDKSKAMMRAVGRFVETLDNRFYTGTDVGTYSEDFIYSNCESDHIVGLPESYGGGGNSAIITAYGTYRAIKATAKEAFGDDSLEGLTISVQGLGKVGYRLLDHLHDEGAELIGTDVKEEYIERAKEEYPIEIVDPDEIFGVECDIFSPNALGAILDDETIPQLKCKAIAGAANNQLAEPRHGDKLHELDIVYAPDYIANAGGLMQVADEVIGYNEERVKQQATNIYDILLEIYEVSNKKNIPTYQAADEMVENDIETISRLKTNYVEK
- the iorA gene encoding indolepyruvate ferredoxin oxidoreductase subunit alpha, translated to MAEELLLSGNEAIARGAYEAGVRVATAYPGTPSTEILENIVDYKEDIYCQWSPNEKVAMEVAIGAAFGGVRTLVAMKHVGLNVAADPFMTLSYTGVRGGLVIVTADDPSMHSSQNEQDNRHYARFAKVPMLEPSDSQEAKDFVGYALDISEEFDTPVILRVTTRISHAKTVVEPAKREEQPVPEEFEKDPEKFVMVPANARKRHPIVEDRLEKISQYGEEASINQVEKNSHQLGVITSGISYNYVKEVFSGASILKLGLSYPLPKQKIKNFAKQVDKIYVIEELDPFLENQIKAMGIEVIGKDKLPAIYEFNTKIIRDSLLEEQEELEVEPVEDLPPRPPALCPGCPHRGVFYTLNKLGVAVTGDIGCYALGVVPPLSAMDTVVCMGASVGNAFGMELALGDKIKGDIVGVIGDSTFMHSGITGLIDIMYNKGASTIVILDNRITAMTGHQENPVTGKTLMDEETVCIDLAELSTALGVKEENVRTIDPYHLKATNNAIKEELAKDEISIVVAQRSCALLKSVDFKEPYYVDSDKCKDCGQCLDLGCPAIVKEDGKAKINDYLCTGCGVCTQVCSFDAIVREGDNDE